From the Aspergillus puulaauensis MK2 DNA, chromosome 1, nearly complete sequence genome, the window CGCGGTCGAAGTCGATTAGCTGCTGGGCGATTGTGTGGCGTTCGAGATGGTATGTGTCGAGGATTGGGTCTACCTTGGAAGATTCAATTGCGCCGGGTGTGAGGCCGTGGATGGAGTAGATGAGTTTCCAGGCGAGGTTGTACGAGTCCATCATGGAGACGTTCATTCCTTGGCCAGCCTGTCAAGTTAGCTTCTCTGTGCAGTTTTCCCGGGGTAAGCAAATATGTACCTTAGGACTATGCGTGTGGCATGCATCACCGGCAATGAAGACGCGGTTTATACCCTTAGAATCCTTCACCGTGAACTGGTCAGACACCCGCTGTCCGATCTGATACGCCGCCCACCAATCCACCGCGCCGTCCTGCTTAGGCCGGATATAGTACGGTTTGAATGCATCGGCAGCATGCTGAAAGATGCTCTCTAGTGTAACCCCGGCTCTGCGCGCCTTCGCACCCTCCTTCGCGTCGCGATCATCCCCAGCCTCAATTTCAATCTCAGGAACCTGAACATATAACCGGGTCAGATAGTCGCCAGTCGCAATCCTCTCGCGTGGAATAACCATGACAGACCCCGCAGGCGAATGGATCGCAGTCCGCCGCCGAATATCGGGAAAGTCAGTGTCAATGACCAAATCCACAACGCCCCAGATATGATCTAGCGACTCGCCCTCAAGACTAAGACCCATGCACCGACGAACATTCGAATGCGCACCATCCGCGCCAACGATGTACTTCGAGCGCACCGTCCTCCTCACGTTCTTCCCCTGTGCCTCCTGAACCTCGATCTCCGCCACAACGGGAAACtcgccatccccctcctcatcgaTCCTCACATCAACCAGCTTCGTATTCCTTTGCACGCCGCGCTTCGAATAGCGTAACAAGTCGGTCTCCAGAATCCGCTCAATCCTCCCCTGATGAATCGTAACCTCATGTTGAAACCGCGCAGGCACACTAACATCCGGCACGATCGAAGTCCGCTCAATCACCTCCCCCTCCGTTTTCCCCGTGGGATTCCAAAACGCCACTTCCTCCATATGACACCCATCATTGAGGATCTCGTCCGCAAGACCTAGCGATTTCAAGACCTCGAGTGTGCGCGGCTGTAGACCGTCTGCCTGTCCGGATTTCAATGTACCGGGTTTTGCGTCCACGCAGAGGAGCGAGTCGTCGTTTAGGCCGTACCGCGCGAGCAGGAGGTTGAGCATCAGTCCGGCCGGaccggcgccgacgatgacgactTCATATTTCTCTTGCGCTTGTGATTCCTCTTGTTGGGGAGCTTGAGAAGCAGCCGGAGATTTTGTGAAGGTGGGGGAAAGGCGGGGCAGAGGGGGTGCAAAGGAGGGGAGCACGCGGAGTTCGCGCGACGAGGCGGAGAATTCTGTGAAGACGGGCATTCGAGCGATGGGACACTTGAGACAGGTCCCTGATGattaagaagaagaaaagatagGAGGTAAGAAATCTGGTCCGTATACTGGGAGCAATTGAGTCTGGAAGACTGATATAGGATGGTTGCTGTGAATGGAGAAGTCCCCACTTTGATTTtgataataattattaagagaTGACTGATTCCACGTCCAGAACATCAACGTCGCGTTATGTCCATTCTGGGGGAAATCGCATGTTCATTTAGGGAGAGATTCCCCGACGGGGCTCCCTAACTGCTGCAGGGGTACGGAATTGGCCCAACTTACTCGTGCATGGTGCATGCGCAGAACCAAAAGTCATTATTAACATCTCGACCATCATAATTCATCGGGTATTGAGTTGGTGCCCTACTAGGTACAGGTATCAttcgcaaaaaaaaaaatcactGTTGGTAATGCATAAACTACAATCTATCCTCTTCAACCCGCCTTAGACATCTACGAACACCCGGTCCGTGCAAGGGTCTGTCCCGGGTCTTAAGACTATCATTATAGGTGAAGCCTGCTTCAATGGCTTGCGAAGTATCTCACTGGTCAATCGCCATGCCGCTTCCATGCACAACGCATAAGCACTGAATGCGGAATCTGGATCCGAATCTTACGCTATTTATATGGTTGGCTGAGCTATCTTCGCAAATGACGATCAATTCCTGGGGTGCTGTTCAGTCGAAGCACTGGAGATTCGCGGATATACGGAAATGCCCAGCTTCCCAATCACATCAAAGACTTAAATTCGGTGGAACAATACCTACGGAGTAATAACGTACCCTGGTATAGGTATCAGTGCTCACTCGTACGCCACTTACATGGTAAAAAGGTCCTCTATAAGATCTcaggtgttgaagaagacaaaagAACGTTGATACACCAAAATCCAACACGGGAATGCCCATGAGTAATGATGCTGCGACCGGTAGAGCTCTTTGGAACTGTCATCAATCAATTGTAAGTTAATACTTTGCGCAGTCATGGTCTGTCTGTGGCGGGATCTCGCTGTCTCCTCGCAACAATAACCAATCAGGGagaagctaataaatacCCCCAAGGCCACGCTGGCCAGGGCCGGGCCCTTCGGAAATCGCTCTTGGGTCTCTGGCCATTGGCAAGCGTATGGTAACACTGGTTTAGGAGTGGGCTTTTCCAAATAAGCAATAAGCGCGTAATCATCCTCCCCGAGGGACTTCGCACCCCGCGTCAGCAGCCTTGGCCACCCAGAGGATTGGGGGATTCCCGATGGCTGTTTCATTGGATCCCAGATTGCTGACGAAACCGATAGAGGTTCCAGTTCCGGTTTGAATTTGGAACCCTTTGGGGAGATTCGATTGTCAATGTTCGTCACCATTGTTCCATCTTCATAATCGATGCCTTATGCTGGGGTTTATCCGGTGGCTCGGCAGGATTCCGCGCTTCGAAACCAGAGTTTACTCAGACTGGTTTTCGTTGACCATGGCCTGCCGAGGTAAACGGCGGCTTTGGCTGTACATGCTTACGTCTGACAGGTCTGGGTCTCTCACCGGTCTGTCGGAACGGTCATGCTAAGTAGGCAGGAATCTGCATGCCCTCGCCTTGACCACGAACAGAGACCTCAGTTATAACAAGTCGGGAAATATCGTGTAACAGCAACGTTAGCACATTCTCGTTCTTGCGACCCCTCATTTCTTGTCATGTTCGCAGCCTCTGACTGGCCAGTGAGGACTCAGAACATCTTGCTTTCTCCAGTGAAGAGCGTTCAGCTCGTGTTTCCCCGCAATAGAGGCGAGGGGGGATTGCTATCTCGTTTTGGTACCGAGGACGAGGGTCCACTCTCTAGGCCGGCGGCCCCAGCGCAGCTCCCAATTATCAACGCTCAAAACGTTTCATGTCAGTTGTGACAATGCGCCATTATTCCGCATGTATAGTACAGCTGTGGATCTTGAATCCCGCCCAATTCAAGCTCAACAGTCAAGGCGCGGGTTTTCTCGGGGGGATTCGTAAAATGTGGCGGGGAGGAAACAAGAGCCGATTCTATACGCCATTCCCGGGAAAGTCGGAGTCTCCGCATTTCTTACCTGgtcgagagtcgagagtcTCGAGACTGACGCTAGTTCGGTCAATTTTTTTGGGACCAGGGAATTTGCGTAGATCATCGGGGAGGAGCTTTTGTCGGGGTTAAACTTTCCACCGCACTGCCTCTCCTGGCGCTCTCTCCACTCTGGTTATTTAACGTAAGTAGTTCTGCTTTGAATACCCGTTTGGCGAGATTTGTGAAGTTTTGTTATTTCCACCAGGATACCCAACATGATGAGACGTTTATCGCGAGCTTTGGGCCGAAGCTCGCCTGAGCAAAAGGTTGAGAAGGTTGCTACCCAAGCCAATGGCGCCTCCGAACATCATGGTGTAACCAACGGTGTGGCAGCTAAGGCGGAAGAACCCGAGCCCTGGCTCGTTGAGGAACGCTCTATCGATGCATCCCGACCCATGCGGGTAGTGGTTATTGGTTCTGGAATCTCAGGCATAATTTCTTcaattcgtcttcgtcaaaGGATTGACAAGCTGGATCTCCAAGTATACGAGAAAAATGCGGATATTGGAGGTACCTGGCTTGAGAACAGATACCCGGGCTGTGCTTGTGGtgagtatatatatcttctgTATAAGAGCTGTTCACCGTTTCGTGGTCACTAATAGTGTACTGTAGACATCCCTGCCCACACATATCAAGCCACATTTGAACCGAACAAGGAGTGGTCAACGTTCTATGCTGCGGCGCCAGAAATTCACAAGTACTGGAAAGGTGTGTCGGAGAAATATGGCTGCGAAAAACACATCAAGTTTAAGCACCAAGTTGTTTCGGCAACATGGGATGGTGTGCGAAGCAAGTGGACATTGAAGGTGACATAGTCTGCACGCTCGGTCATGTATATGATTCTAACACCTTGGTGTCCAGGTGAAAAACATCGACAACGACGAAATTGTTGAGGACCAATGCGATGTCGTAGTGTCCGCTAGCGGTGCACTGAACGAATGGAAATGGCCCACCATTCCCGGCCTTCATGACTTCAAAGGGAAGTTGATGCACAGTGCCAACTGGGATGAGAGCTACGACTACAGTGTGAGTGCAACAGGGACAGGAATATTACCCAAACACTAATCATCTGGATAGGGTAAAAGGGTTGCCGTCATTGGGAACGGATCCAGTGGAATCCAGATCGTCCCTGGGATGCTGCCAAAGGTGACACACCTGGACCACTATATCAGAGGCCGCACCTGGCTCTCCCCTACCTTTGCGCGTGAGCAAGTCGACAAGCGCAATTCGGAGCTCGAAAATTGTAAGACCACCGACTGCGACTAGATGACAACTGCTGACAATACCAGTCTCCTTTACTcctgaggagattgagactTTTAAGAAAGATCATTCAGCATACCAGAAGTTTCGAAAGGGTCAGCAAGCATTGAAGCTACCAATTCCAACGGCTGCTAACTGCTTGCAGAAATTGAGACTGAACTGCAGTCTGTTCATGGCTGTACCCTGGTTGGATCGCCAGAACAACTGGGTGCGACGGCTTTCTTTACGGAGAATATGAAGCGTCGGCTGCGAAACAAGCCAGAACTCGTCGAGGAGCTGCTTCCATCATTTGCACCGGCCTGTCGTCGATTGACTCCTGGGCCTGGATACCTTGAGGCTCTCACCGACGATAAGGTCGACATCATATCATCTCCCATTCTCAagattgttgaagatggtgtGGTTACAGAGGACGGAAAACATCATCCAACGGATGTCCTCGTTTGCGCCACCGGCTTCAATACCACTTTTACGCCAAGATTCCCCATTATTGGCAAAGATGGGCTGTCTTTGGCAAAGCGATGGGAGGAGACGCCAGAGAACTATCTTTCCCTCGCGGTAGATGGGTTTCCCAATTACTTTATCTGCTTGGGCCCCAACGCAGCGCTGGGTGAAGGAAACCTGCTTCTCCTGATCGAAAACGGGATCGATTATATCACACGTTGTGTTGAAAAGATGCAACGAGACAACATCCGAACTATAGATGTGCAAAAGAAGGCTGTGGCGCAGTTCAGACGGCACTGCGACCAGTACTTCTCACGGACAGTGTTTGGTATGGAATGTCGCAGCTGGTACAAGGGGGGAGAATCAAACGGGAGAGTTGTGGCATTGTGGCCCGGTAAGTCGATCAATGTCCAATCGTAACTTGATGACGGTAACTGACAAGCGGAAAAGGCTCCTCTCTTCACGCGATGAAAGTCCTTAGCTCTCCTCGGTGGGAAGACTACACTTACGAGTACGTCAACGACAATCCCAACGGTTGGATTGGCGACGGCTGGGTAGAGGACGAGAGGAACAAGATCATCAAGGTTGATTATCTGGATGATGACAGGATTGACTTTCCCACAACAGTAATTGATAGGGAGAGCCTTGTCAAAGGGAATAAGGGATGAATCGGGTGGCGCACTGAGCACACTGTTTTCTGCTGTTTTCATTATAAGCGATTGTATGGATTAAACACTCCGACACCTACCTTCTAGAATTCCGATCTCGCAGAATGAAGACAAATCCCAGCCCGGAGACGGTAAAGGCATCCAAGAGAGTTGAAGAACTACCTAACCAGGAATTGATAGAGCCGGAATTGTGTTGGTCTTGCTCGAATCAGCCATCGGTGTACCTCAATTACATAATAGAGCACTCTCCAGTTATAAATCCGGTAATTTACCTGACCGGCGGGTACCGGGAGCTCGTTCTCCGCAGAAAAGCTCCAAGCAAGTACGAGCGactccacctccacccccccAAATTTACCATGCGTTACCAGCTCCGATGAATAATATTAACACAGCGTCTTTGTCCCATGACTGGCTTCTTTTTCCATCTCCGTCAAATTGGAGTGTTGGACGAAGTACTGAGCTCTTTTGAATCGCCACTAATCCGGTAGCCTGGTACTAACAAAAGGGCAGGTCCCATGGGACTGCTGGATACCACCACCGTGACAGGCTgagagcttcctcttcccctccccgCCCTCACTGACTCGATCGGACTGGGATCTCACTTTCATTTATCTCCCCTCGCGAGTCCCCCTTCTTTACCCCAGACTTTCCTCCCCCCTCGAGCTCCTCCCCGATGCATCCCAGATCCTCGAAATGAAGCCAACCAAGCATTTTTGCTGCACCATTTGCCAGCGGGGTTTCACACGTATTGATCATCTGAAGCGACACCACTTACGTCGTATGTGGCTGCCCTAGACCTCGTCTTGGGTTCTCTCGCTCCATATCCTCGCAGTCGCTAACCCAGGTTGTTCCCCGCAGACTCCGGCTTGAAGCCGTATTCTTGTGTCTTTTGCAGCGAATCCTTTGCCCGCTGGTGTGTATTTGTTAGGCCTGTACGTTCTTGAAATTTTCAATGGTTGCTGATGACGGATATAGTGATAACCTGCGTGATCACTACGCAGACTGTGCCAAACGTGGCGACCAGGAAATTCCCGAGACAGGCCAGCGAGGTAGGAGACGACATGCATGCCAATCAGTATGTTCGCCTCTCGTAACTCAATCCATTGGTTAACCTTTATTGCAGTGTACTTCGATGAAACTCCGCTGTGATGGACAAACTCCATGCGGATCTTGCGTCAAGAGACATCTTGAGTGCATTCAAGATCGCAAGGCGACGACTGCTAGTCCGGGGGCCGTATCAGGTATGAGTGCTTAGCAGTGTCACGCGAACCATGCCTAACAAAAGTAGACACGTCTTCCATGAAGCACGAAGACTATGATCGACCTTCAGATAGAGGTTCTATCAAGTTCCTCCTCAATGGTGGTACCGACAGTTTCACAGAGGACTTCCTCCTCCCGCCGCGGAGTGATAGGACCCGGGGCCTTGagtaccaccaccagaaagaagaagctgagACTGCGGAGAGCTCAATGCTGGCGTTGGAATCAAAGGGAGACCTAGCAGAATTTGCACCAACTTCGTTCACCGATTTCGATACAAACGGCCTCTCTTTTTTCCAGGATACTtttcttgacttcttcaacGGGCCTTTCGGGGACGCTCACAAATCAACGGTCGATCCATATAGTGGAGGAATGATGGACTACTCGCCAGCTATTCCCATGAGCCATGACCCGAACTTGGCATTTTCTGGGCAacaacagctccagcccgAAAAGCCATATGCGACTGCCTTAATCCAAGCTATTCTGTCACGATCCTGGTCCGTGCCGCTTGATGCAAAGGTACACGaggagatatcaacaaaTCTCACTTTCCTACTGACAACCACGCGCATTCGGAAATTTGTGGCTCTTTATTTCAAGTACTGGCATGCAAACTGCACGATAATCCACGTCCCGTCTTTCGATCCTGATACCGTTGCATTGCCTCTCCTCACATCCGTTGTATTTATGGGCGCGATGTACACGACGGATGAGCGAGAACGATACGCAGCAAAAAGACTACTTGATTTTGCAGAGCTCTACGTTTTCTCTAGCGACATTTTCTCATGTGAATACGAAGTAGCTGCGACTATCTGCGGCAGTCGAAATATTGACAACGAAACCCATGACTGGCCTCAATTTCAAAATTTCCAGGCTGGGTTTCTAATGGTGGTCGCGCAATATTGGGCTGGGGGCTCAGTATCGAGCAGTCGCGCTATGGAGAATCGGTTTAGTGAAGTCGTCAAAGTATGATGGTCCGAACCCGCACATGGAATGGCTGAGAATAACAAAAATTATAGGTTGCACGTCGAATAGGCCTAGTGAGGTTTAAACATACCCCAGAAGATGGTGTGGATGAAACAATGTGGATTCAGAATGAATGTCGCATCCGGTAAGCTTGTCTGCATCCTTTCGGCGAAATGTTGCTAAGCGTCCCCAGTAATATGAATATTGTTTCCCTTCTTGATTGTGCCTTTTCGTTCTATCAGAATTATCCTTGTCGCCTTTCTCACACAGAATTGGGCTGGGATTTTGCTTGTTTTGACTCGGTTTTCGCCTCCGAGCATCCATTTGCAGAACCAAATTTCCAAGTCTCACGGGGAATCGCCATTCGCGACGCATTCCATGCACTATTTGAAGATGCCAGCGGACAAGGCTCTCCTGTTCCCttgccttcttcaaatccCATTTCAAGTCTGACGGTATTCGACATGTTTGTTTTAATTCATGGTAggctctccctccctccactTTCTATTAACCACGCTGATTTAATTTAGTACTTTACGCCTTTATCAACACGCACATGACTTGTCTAGCGCCTCTTATTCGAACAAAACCTTCTGTTTCTGCGACGAGTTCAGGGAAGAGGCGACAATCTGTTATTCAGAACGACCCGACTTTGACACCCATCCGTACGGCATTAACGCGGTGGCGGGATCATTGGTTAACACTCCGCAACACCATATCTAGTCATGAATGGGCTTCTATGGGTTTCTTCAAAAATGGATATAATTTCTGGCTTGTCTCTCACCTTTTGACCACCAAGAAAGAAAGCGTGGATGTCGTCATGAAGATGGAAGTACGGTGCGAGGATAAGCTGGAGAAACTCAAAGTTCTCCTGAAAGATGAGAATGATTAATGATGACTACGATTTCTTATCTTCTCAAGACCTTTTGGTATTCTTTGGCTATTTCTACTTTATTCGGGAGCGCTGGGTGTATTATAGAGGCAAGAGGACTATGTATGGATATCATAGACTACAATCAGGCGTTTAGCACAGGCAACATCGGTATCCTGGTCATTTCATTCATTCATTAACCCTTACTCTAAGCATATCCAAGCGACCAGAAATTCTCAATATTCTTCCTGGTATCCTCATCCACATATGCTGGAGGCTCGGCAAATGTCACATGTTCCCCGTGCAGTTCCGCAATCTTACCTGTCAGCGAAGGATCACTCACAAACTGCTCAGCAGCTCTCTGTGCAGTCGACATTGGAGTTAGGATCATAGTCTTGAACAAGTCTGAGCTCGGAGCAATATTCGTTTCTGCGTTCCCATTAACTTCTATGGTTCCATCCACTAATGGACAAGAAACTCACCAATAACTGCCGGAGCGAACCCATTGAATTGAATCTGCTCCCTCTCCAATGGCCTCGCCAACGACCTCACCAACCCGACAACAGCGTGCTTCGAGGCAGAATACAACGGGGCCATGGGGAAGGGGTATACACCTGCATTCGACGCAGTGCAGATAACACTGCCCTTTGAGCCATTGACAGCCTCATTCTTTGAGATATAGTGAAGGGCTAGTTTAACACCTTCACACGAAAGACGCAGTTAGCcacttcatcctcctctcatCTGAATTTGCTCTCCCGCAATCCAAGTAGGCCAGTAACAAGGGGAGACATTGAGCGGACATACTATACAAAACACCCACAAAATTAACATCGATCGTCGTCAGCTCCGGTTTCGTCAACTTCCCGTCCTTCTCCGGCAGGAGAGATCCCTTCTCCGTGATCCCCGCATTGGCAAAGACAACATCCACGCGGCCTTGCCGGGAAATAACGTTTTCGAACGCCGCAGCCTGGCTCTCCCAGCTGGAAACGTCGACTCtctcgaagctgaagccgCATGAGGGGAACTCGGAGCGTAGCTGCTCAAGAGTGGTCGCACCCGTCGTCGCATTGATGTCGAAGATCGTGATGTGGGTGTTCGGCTGCGGGGCGAACTGGCGGGTGATTCCCAGTCCTATACCTGAGGCGCCACCTTAACGGGTTCGTTGGAATGTTAGTTGGATGATGGGTGAGGGAGAGTTATGATGTCCGTACCGGTTACGATGATACTTCGCTTGGGAGACATTGTGGTTGATCTGATCCTGATGGTGATAGTGGCACTTCTTTTGGTGACTGCACGCCGGTTGTTTGAACTTCAGTTCCGTTATGTACGGACACAGAGGATGAATTGTGCGGAAGTTTCCCGATCGCCCCTCTCTGCAATGCACGATGTGGGATGGGGGAATCCCGaatttggagttggaggacggTTGAAGGATGACGGATTATGGGGTCGGGACGACGCGTGGTTGGTTCAGCAGATTTTCAACAAGGATTCTGGATGAGTCGTTCGCTTCTTTTGAGTTTTGACCGAGTTCAATTTCCCGTCACTCCCTCCATTTTATTGGGTCTGTGGGGGTTATATCTCGAGTAGTCCGGGGAGATGAGGGCTTGTTCTGGGTCCGGTGGATTCGAGTGCCCACGTCCTTGGGTCCGGTGAGTCCTGCGAGTCAGTTGTGGCAAACAGCAATTAACGAGGTCAGCAGGAGGACTCGTCGTCAAGGTAAGCGAGCGTATTGGAGCTTCTGGAAATGGATTATGAAGCAATTCAGACTTCATGGTCTTCTTGAATCTCTCCCACATCACCCGGAAATCCTCCAACCCCGTGGGGATCGGGAGTTCCGGCCGAATTCCCCGCAGCCCTCAACCCCCTTTATCTCATCTCCTCTTTCGTCTGGAAAGAAGTTCTTTGTGTCATGGGACAGAGCTTCTAGCTAGTGAAGAAGCTAAACTGCCAGAAAGTTTGGGGAGGACGCGACGTTCCCACATCAACCTGCCCCGTCGATCGTATTTTTATCCTCCAACCCCCAACTGTTAACCTCCATCTTCACATCAGGACTGGAGAATCCAcccttcctttttttcttggtCGTACATTTCGTCGCGAAAATGCCTTTGGGAATTTTAGAAGACACCAAACTGGAGAACGTTCCGGGTACTGCACCCTTGAACGAGTTTGGCCAGGACAACGCCTACTCAGGCATCGACCCTGCTCTCCTGAAACATGACCAGACGGGCAAAATCGTGCTTGTCCCTCAACCATCGGATTCACCCAATGATCCCTACAATTGGCCGCGATTGAAGAAGGAGCTCTTCACTGTCGCGTTcggctggggttgtggttgcACAGGAGGTATGGCGGTCCAAATACGATTTATGCGTTCAATTTTCAATCTAACTCTCCCCCAGCTGTCGGTCCCCTTCTAGGAGCAGCCTTCGTCCCTCTTGCTGAACAGTTTGGCGTCCCTCTTAACACTTTTGTCTCCGGTGTGCAAGGGAGTACAATCGCCGCCGTTGCTGTGGGAAGTTTGTTGTTCAACTGTCTCGCAGTCAAGTATGGCAAACGTCCAATCTATCTGATTACGACCATCGGAATGATGGTAGCATGTTTCTGGGCTGCTGCGGCCAAAAGCTTCGCTTCATTAGTAGCAGCGCGTGTCCTCAGTGGTTTATGTATGGGTCCGTTCGAGGCATTAGTTCCGGCGTCTATTGGAGATGTCTGGTTTGTCCATGAACGTGGTTTTCGTACAGCCATTTTTAATCTCGGGGTGCTAGGCGGTATTAATCTTGCGACTCCTATAGGTAAATATTTATCCCTATTCAGTTGCCGAGATTCTTCATACTAACCTTATACAGCCGGAGCCGTCATCCAGTATGGGGATTATAAAATCTGTCTGAACGGGATGGGCGGTGCCTTTGCGTTAGCCCTCATCATGGTATTCTTCTGGATGCCAGAGACCGCATACGTACGCACAGATGCATTGAGCATTGATGCCGGCTATGACCTCGTATGTCTACTATTCATTCCTGCCTCGGCTTCTTAGCACTACCTAACCATGCAACTATAGAGCTCACTagaaaacaaaccaaacGCCAAACACCTTGAAGCCTCAGGAAACCCAGTGTCAGCATCAGAGAATGAACCGCGCATCTCATACTTGCGTGAACTTCTCCCGTACAGCGGCTATGTCAACCACATTTCCTTCTGGAACACACTCATCCGTCCTGCCTACCTCGTTGCTTCTCCCGCAGTTGTATGGGCTGTCATCCTCTTCACAACCTGTATCTCGTGGCTAGTCCTTATCTCGCTCACCATCTCTCAAATTTTCTCCGCCCCGCCATACAGCTTTTCCGTCGGTGCAGTCGGCGCCACTAACGTCTCGTCCTTCGTCGCGTCTCTTATCGGGACCCTCGTTGCAGGTCCCCTGGTCGACGGTGTTGCGAGCAGGCTCTCCAAAATCAACCAAGGAATTTTCGGTAAATACCCTTCATACTCCCTTTACATTGAACAATCCACTAATCAAGTGTACCAATGAACAGAACCCGAATTCCGCCTTCCCGTCATGGTTACTTACCTTTTCTTCACCGCAACCGGCTTCTTCGCTTGGGGCCAGTCCCTCTACGCCGTCGACCCCTGGCCGGTCCCTGTAATCGTATGTCTGGGCCTCATCAACCTTGGCGTGCAACTTGGCACCACGGGGGTCGTAACGTACGTCGTCGACTGTCACCGTGAGAAAGCAAGCGAGGCTTTTGCGACGATGAACTTTGTCAAAAACATTTTTTCCTTCGGTCTGACCTTCTACGTTAATGGGTGGATCGAGACTCAGGGTGTCAGGAATTGTTTCTTTACCATTGGCGGTATTACGATTGGGGTTACTCTACTAACTGTGCCGATGTATAtctgggggaagaggagTCGGAGTTGGGTGCATCGGCATCGGATTGCGGAGAGATTGTAACCGGCTTCGTCGATGCCTTTTTATTCACCCTCCTCGAGTACCTACTTCAACGTTATCCGGTATGGTGGAATTAACCAAATAGGCAGGTCACTGAGAAGCGGGTTTTGGTAATGGGATTGATGTACCGGATTGATATCTTCTTGTAGCTCTTTTTATTCCCCTGTTTATAATTACAATTCAACGTATAGAAGCACTTGattatctttttttactGGCTATATATAGCCCTAATCTCGTTCCTGGTTTACTCCAAGCAACTACTGTGCCTATCCATTTGGCTCACGAACCCTATTACCCAGAGGTACAGTTCACCTGCAGAAGACTCTCGTCAACCTAGATGGTCTTGTTAGCTATGACCTACTCTATATCGAACAGGGTGGATATGGCTTACATTCGTGCAAACAAAGTCGTTCGTACCGCTTGGGCTAACGACATCAATGTCTTCGACATAGATATCCGAACACACCTGCACAATTCCTCTTGTTAGCAAAATAGAttccttttccctcttcgaagaagaccttcaagaaaagaaagcaaaacaTACATCCGGACTCGAACAAACAATCGTCCCAACATTCGGATCCTGCGCCTCGGAAGTCGTGCCGTACATATTGGAAATATGAATGTCGGAGATGGTCAAGTTGCTCTGTTCGCCTGTTAGCAATCTCCCACATCGATACCGTTTATAGAAGTCAAGAGTCACAGGACAGGGGCGGAATCCCATACCGGATACTCATTACACAACGTCAAGTTCTTCTGCCCATAGCATTGCGTTATTTCAATTGCCCAGTCCACATTTTCAATGTACATCTCCTCGTATGTGATATTTGACACGGAGCCGAGACCACCACCGCCCTGGAGGTCCTCGGACATGGCAGATGCGACTCCAGGCCAAACCTTGATGCGGGCCATGTCCTGGTGTTTGTT encodes:
- a CDS encoding uncharacterized protein (COG:G;~EggNog:ENOG410PHAT;~InterPro:IPR020846,IPR011701,IPR036259;~PFAM:PF07690,PF00083;~TransMembrane:12 (i68-92o104-124i136-153o165-188i200-220o226-244i324-350o370-391i403-422o434-459i471-489o501-521i);~go_function: GO:0022857 - transmembrane transporter activity [Evidence IEA];~go_process: GO:0055085 - transmembrane transport [Evidence IEA]) yields the protein MPLGILEDTKLENVPGTAPLNEFGQDNAYSGIDPALLKHDQTGKIVLVPQPSDSPNDPYNWPRLKKELFTVAFGWGCGCTGAVGPLLGAAFVPLAEQFGVPLNTFVSGVQGSTIAAVAVGSLLFNCLAVKYGKRPIYLITTIGMMVACFWAAAAKSFASLVAARVLSGLCMGPFEALVPASIGDVWFVHERGFRTAIFNLGVLGGINLATPIAGAVIQYGDYKICLNGMGGAFALALIMVFFWMPETAYVRTDALSIDAGYDLSSLENKPNAKHLEASGNPVSASENEPRISYLRELLPYSGYVNHISFWNTLIRPAYLVASPAVVWAVILFTTCISWLVLISLTISQIFSAPPYSFSVGAVGATNVSSFVASLIGTLVAGPLVDGVASRLSKINQGIFEPEFRLPVMVTYLFFTATGFFAWGQSLYAVDPWPVPVIVCLGLINLGVQLGTTGVVTYVVDCHREKASEAFATMNFVKNIFSFGLTFYVNGWIETQGVRNCFFTIGGITIGVTLLTVPMYIWGKRSRSWVHRHRIAERL